DNA sequence from the Rhizobium lusitanum genome:
ATGTGGGTCGTCGATGATCACCCGGTCGCCGCGCCCGCCCGTCAGCCTTGAAAACGGCACGCCCTGGCGAAAGCCGGTGCGCGTATTGGCAAAAGCCATTTCGCCCGATCGCGTCAGCTTCACCTGGTCGCCCCAAAGCATCTGATACCACTCGGAGGCAACAAGATCGCGCATGCGTCTGTTGTCACGCTTGGCATAGTGTTCCGAATAGGAGGAGCCTAGATAGCGCAGCTCTGGCCTGTTCTTCGGTCCCCATTCCCAGGCAGGCCAGAAGACGCCGCAGAGAAGCGACTTCATCGTTCCCGGCGGCACATTGATCAGCAGCCGCGTGATCTCGCCTGACGTCACCGCCTCGAGATGCCGGCAGATCGCATCGATGTGCCAGCCGTGAACATAGTCGACGGATGGCTCGACCACATGCCAAGCTTCGCGGACGAAACCGGCTAGCGAATGACATTGCTCCCGAATCCTTTCGGCATCCTCGGCAATCCTTCGGGTAAGCTCCGCCCAGTCGGCATTAGCCTTCCGTTTCGCCTTCTCCTCACGGATCGCCGCCATCATCGCTACCGGATCCAGCGAGCGGACCGAAGAGGGATTCGAGTGTCGCAAGCTGCTCATCCGTGGCGTTGGTTAAGTCGATCGTAAAACTTTGTCCGCCCTTGGCTCCATTGCCCGGGCGTTCACTCGGCTTCTGATGAACGTAGGATGCGGCGATCTTCGCCATTTCATCCCGTCGCTTCTGATCCGCTTCGTCGTCGCGCATGACTTTCAGCATATAGTCGAGCGGCGTATCACCGGCGGACACGGTTTTGCGCCGCCGGGCGCGCGGTTTGCGCGGCACGACGGGCTTGTCGGCTGTGGACATGCTGTGTGATTTCCGATGGAACGTTGAAAGGAAACAAGCGGCTGAAAGAGAGCCGCTTTCGGTCAACAGTGCGTCGCTGCAACTGTTCTCATCATGCATAAATGAGTACCCCAATTCGGTGCTGTTGGCGACACCCTTGATCGGGAAACTAGCTGCAAGGATTGAGAAGTCTTTGTGAGAGGCATAGATAATTATTTGAAATTACACCAAAATATCGCATTCTATCGTCCTACGCTTAGAGCAAGATTACTCTCCTCCTCCGTTGAAACGCTTTCAACATCAGACAAGCGAATGACCAAGAAGCAGGACCAACATCAACTCGGTCAGGATCTCTCCCTTATCCGCACGACACCGTCGCGCGAAAGGGAGCCGATCGACAACGGAGACAAATCGGAGGGCGTGGCGCAAGCCGCAGCCACGATCGATGCAGCGCGGACTTTCATCACCGCTCATCTTCCCGTTCTGCCGGTTCCATCGATTCCGGAGATTCGCCTGCACAAGGCAGGCCCGCAAAGCGGTCTGCGGCGGCTTGCTGAGCGCGACGAGGCATTCGGCTCACCCTATTGGGCGCACTACTGGGGCGGAGGGCTGGTGCTGGCACGGTATCTTCTCGACAAGCCCGATGTCGTCGCCGGCCGTCGCGTGCTCGATCTCGGCGCCGGCTCCGCCATTGTCGGCATAGCCGCAGCAAAAGCAGGGGCAGCCAAGGTGATCGCAGCCGATATCGATCCCTACGCTATTGCCGCCATGGAGTTGAATGCCGCTATCAACAGAGTGACGATTCTACCTGTTCTTACCGATCTGACGACCGGCGAACCTCCCGCAGCGGATATCGTTTGTGTCGGAGATCTGTTCTATGAGGCTGCACTTGCCGAGCGCGTGACTATGTTTCTCGACCGTTGCCTCGAGCGAGGCATGGACATCCTGATTGGAGATCCATGGCGCACCCATCTGCCGCATTCGCGGCTGCGCCTGCTGGCGGAATATGCCGTGACGGACTTTGGCGACACGGCGGGAAGTACGAGGCCGAGTGGAGTGTTTGCCTTTGAAGATAAACCGCCACCGCTCGACCAAGGCGACAAGGATCCATCATAACGAAAAAAACCCTGGATTCGAACCAGGGCCATTCTCGCAAATTAGGCTTTCATCTTCGCTCGCCGCCTGTTCTCTCGCTCCAAGCGTTTCGCCAGTGCCGCCAGCTCGGGGCTGGCCGCATCGAACACAGGCTTTGCATCGTCCGGTAACCAATATGTTTCATGTTTTGCGGCAGGCTCTTTCACCCGTTCGAGACTACTGGGCGAATTCGGCATCATAGGCGAAATGCGAGACCAATCGGGTTCCTGCAATGCAGGCGAAACCGCGAGCAGAGCCTTGGCCACAGCCTGGAACTCCGCCTGAATCCACCGCTCCGCCGTTCGCCGCACCCGCCCGGTCTTTGCGCAGAAATCGCGGAAGGAGCCGGCAATATGTGGCGCCGCAAGACAAACGGACCATCGGGAAAGCAGGATGCGACGTTCCCCGTCCTGGACATGGGCCAACAACCAGCCCTGCAGCACCTCCTCCGCGCGGCTGATGGCGGCCGCGCTCGGACGATAGCGGACACGAATATCGGTATGATCCCCGGGCTCGGGAAGAACATCCGGCCAAAGCGTCCGCATTCGATCCGGGCGCACCCCGCGCACATCGAGATGCACCATCGTGTCGGCGGCCTCGACGAAGCGAGCACGAACGATCAGGCTAAGATCAGCGACTTCTGCCGCGCGTCGCGAAAGGTCGTTAAACTGCGAGGCGTTCTGGTACATCAAGGCGTTTCTCCAGTTCCCGGTAGATCAAAATCCGAAGCGTCGCGCGCACCGGCCAAGGTCGCCGCGCCACGGCATCCGTTCGCAAGGCCCCCAGCGCAATATCGTCGAAGGCGGCCAGCAGATCGCCGGGCCGCCGCAGTGCCCAATCCTGGCGCTGCACAAGGATGTCGGAGACGGCGCCGATCGTGTCCGACCAGAGCTCATCACGATTGTTGCCTGTCTGGCGAATGCAGCGCAGGGCAAAGATGAGATGGCCGTCGCCGTGCTGCCCCCGGATTTCCTGCATGGTGCCGCGCGCATGGCTTTGCGCTGGGGCGCGGCGGCGATGGACTGGAACCAGCTTGATGCCGAGGCCGTCAAGAAGAGTGTCGAGCCTGCCTTTGGTCATGGGCACATTCCTCCCTTCAACAAGGAAAATTCAAAGCAGTCGGCGGCATCATTTCGATCATGCAACCGTCCCGTTTTCGGTTGCCGCAGAGGGACGCCTCGGCTTGAACAGGGCTTCCGCATTCGACATTATCTCCACCCTCGCCCCGTCTCGCAGCATCGGCGTGTTGAGATAGGCAACGATCGCCTCGCCAGCGGCCGCTTTGGCTGCATCCTGGGTCGAAAAGACAATCGGTTCGCCACGGCTGTCCTTCAGGACGTCGTTGGTGGCGCGGTGAACCTTGCGTATCCAGCCAAGATGACCGCCCGCGACAGCTTCCGTTCCGATCTGAAACTCATTCATAGAAACCTCCTCTGGCCGCCCCCGGCCAGTTATTTGGATTAATTTTTGTAAGAAATTCAGATGCTTGGCAACATCATGCGCGTTATGGCCGTGATCCCGTCACAGCTTCGCTCCGCGCTGAGATACATCCTCAGCTGTCCGGAAATGAACCTGATCACCCTCCGGCGCACCGCTGACGTCGTCACTCTCGCTTGCATATTTCGGCGACGAAATGATCGGCGCCACAGCCGCAAGCACACAGACGAAACACAGAGCCGCACCAATGCACGCGAGAAACCCCTGAGCGATCTCACTCATGTGATCGCCTCCGCGTCCTGTTGACACCCGGGCAAACCGCGATCGGACATCTCCACCGGCTCGCTACGCTCCTCGCAGGCTTCACAATGCCACTCGATTACCTCGGCAATCGACAAGGCCCGCCGACAGCCGGGGCAACCCCAGAAGAAGTCGAAATAGAATGGGCTGGAACCCACCCTTCTGCCTTTCCTGATCGAGACCATGCGACCGCTCCCAAAACCGTTGTTCACCAGGCGACACTCGCCTCAGCACGTCAGCCTCGCGGCGATTTTCTCCGCAGGCATCTTGATAGACACAAATTATGTTGTTATTAGTGTCGATGTCAACATGATTTATGTTAATTATTTTGCGAGTGTCTGGTCATGCAGAAATCCATGGGCGAACGACTGAAGGCGGCGCGCGAAGCCGCAAATTATTCCTCAGCGACAAAGGCGGCGGAGACGCTTGGTGTCAGCCTGTCCACTTATCGGGCACACGAAAACGGCCAGAACGAATTCGGCCCCGAAATCGCCGATCGCTACGCCAAGAAATTCGGCACCACCGCCGGCTATCTTTTGACTGGTGAAGGCCCACGCAAGGGAGAGCGATCAGGGCCACGTATGGTCACGTCCTTCGACCCCGATGAACAATACAATGAAGGATTTGCAGAGGACGGCGAGAACGTCAGCTACAGCCGGGAGCACTGGCAATCGAAGATTGAGGGCGCGACGCCGGAGCTCGATGTCAAGCTCGGCGCAGGCAGCGGCATTGTCGGCGAGGTCATCAATCTGCCGGTCGGCGCCGGCAATGTCGCCGGCCACAAAATCGTCGCGGAGTGGGTGATTCCAGCAGGTTACCTGCGCAACGAAGCAAAGGCATCGCCAAACCACACCATCATCATGGAGGTGATCGGCGATTCCATGCAGCCCACCTACATGCCCGGCGACCGCGTCATCGTCGATCTCTCGCAGAACCTGATGGTGACGGACACGGTCTATGCCATCAGCGACGGCTATTCAGAGCCGCAGATCAAACGCCTTCAGCGCGTCCCCTTCACCCAACCCAGCCAGGTCAAGATTATCTCCGACAATCCGGCGCTGGAAACCTTTACAGTGGAATTGGCGCGGCTGACGATCATTGGGCGTATCTGCGGGCATATCGCCCGAAAATAAAAGCCGGGCAGCCTAGCCCTCCAATCACCCGCTCCCGCAAGCTTGCCGGAATCAGGAGAGACAGGACATTCGGCGCTCGGAGCCGGAAAACACTAATTATGTCTACAAAGGTGATCGATAAACATGTATAATGTTGACATTGATCGTGTCGCATGACATCTTTCCTTTCGCGAGACAATCGCCCAAGACGGAATGAGCCCACGCAAGTTTGAAAATATTGCGTGAAGTCGCGAAACCGGATCGGAGATCGAGCGAATATGAATGTCGCGGCCCGACGGGCACGCAGAAGGAGGATGCTACTTCATGCCAGCGAAGTCAGACGTCATGATCGTTGCCTGGGCGCTCTATCACCGCGATACGCGGTTGCGCCGGCCACTAACGGCAGATGGCAGGCGCAAATGGTTCGCCCACTCTCTGGCGACGGCTTGGATCTGGGCGCTACAGCAGGCAACAGACGCGACCAAGACCGAAGATCAGCATCGTGCCGAGCGACTGACAAGCCTGAAGCTGGAATTGCTGCGCGTCGACGCTCGGCCATTCGGAATGCCGATCGCAAAGGATCGAACGACGCTCATGGCAGAGATCGATCGCCTGACCGCCCAATCGTCCGCATCGGCAACACGGATGGCAGCATGACGGCACCCAACGATGCCTTCTCCTGCGAATACTCCTTCGATGAGCTCACCATCAATCTCTGCGATCGCTGGGAATCAGGCCTGCTCCTCTATGGCCGCGCCGAGCTGACATCCGCCGGAGACGGCTATGATGGCGAATTTTACGTCTCGACCATCCGATTGGATGGCGGCGCCCGGTTAGCGCGACCAAACCCGGCTGCAAAGGCAGGCACCTTCGAGGCCGAGCTGTTCCGGCGCATCGCCTCCGTGATCGAAAACGACAAAACACTTCCCGGCCGCCACGCTGCCGAACTGTTCGCCTGTGAATACGAGCAGTCCATGGAGACAGATCATGACGTGTTTCATGAGATCAGACGGGAAAAAGCATTGGAGCCAGTGGCGTGACGCTCACGCCGGGTTAAGCGTCTCTCCATCTCGAAAATGTCGCGGCCTGCCCTCGTCTATGCCCATCCCGGTCGATGAGCTGCCAGACGATGCCATCCTCGATCCAGAAACGCCGACCCGATTTTGCGATCCGCAGCCCACGATAATCGGAGATAAAGCCGTCGCGCGTGACCGCATCCAGCAATTGCTGACGCTCAGCCCGATTGGGAAGCTCCGCAGACAGACGCGACGGCAGGGTCACGAATTCATCCCACGGATATTCAAAACAAGCCTGGCCAGCTCTATTCGCATAGACGAACCGCGGATCAGGATCCGTGTTGTGCGCAACGACAACGAAGGGTGCATCCCTATACAGCCACTCCGGTCCAAGCCCTTGCTCAACGAGGGGCATACCGACAATACGAGCATAGCTCCCAACAAGCAGATCGAAGAACTCGCGATCAAGCGACAAATCTGAAGCGCTATGTCCGAAATTATCAGCCATCGATGTCTTTCCTATCGGATCGTCTCCTGCTTTATCTAGGCCCACGACACCGGAAATCAAACAGAATCATGCACTCAAGTCTGCGATTGTTCTTATGGCTTCTGAAAAAATAGTCAGGCCGGCTGAACCAAGAAAATCGCCTTAGTTCGTTGTAATCGGCTTTCTTTATCGGTTCATGAGGTAGCCTATACAAATACTGAGACCAACACTTTTTGGGATTTTCCGGGATTTCTGTGGACAAGATTGAAGTGCGTTAAGCGCTAGCCTTGTGGATTCCGTTGACCACCGCTCCGCCGCTGTTTCTTCTTACGTGAATCAAAACTACAACAGTACGGTTGCTGTTGCGGGGTAGGTTCATGTCAGTTGAATTCTGGAAGTGGCTGCTTGGTGTTCTCACCTCTACTGGGCTGATAGGACTTGTGGCGCTTTTAATGCGCGACACCTTGGCCAAGTTCTTTTCGAAGGCTGTCGAACACCGCTTCGAAAAAAACTAGAGACATTCAAGGCAGACATCCGGGACAACGAAAAGGAGCTAGACCAAATTAGGTCGTTCCTGGTCTCGGCCCGGAGGGATCGCGACACTGCGATCCAATCGAAGCGGTTGGAAGCGGCAGAAACGCTGTTGCGCGCACGTCACGGACTTGCTCAACTCTCGATGCTCGTTGAGTACATGAAAATTCTGAACACTGAACAGATACTCAAGGACGCCAACGATCCGAAGATCGCCGAGTTCATCGAAACGCTGGTAAAGCCGTTCGACATCGACGAGAAGATCAAATTACTTGGAGCAATCGATAAGACGATTCCACGATTGTATCTTAGCGATAAGTCTCTGAAAGCTTTCGACGCTTATGAAAGCATCATCATCCACGCCGCGATGATGATGAAACTCTTTAGCATCCCCCTGCGAGACAAGGGCGGTCTCATCAAGGCTGGAAGCCTCAGCAAAACAGTGATGGAGCTAGTACCCGGGTCAAAGGACGGCTTCGACAAATGGGGTGAAGGGTTTGCGTATCACTGGTCGACGTATTTTCACGATGAGATTTTGCGATCTCTTCGTCATGAAGTTTCGGGTGCTGATGACATGACGCGGGATACGGAATCAATCGAGCGCCTTGCGCTAAACTCCCGTCGCGCGCAGATCAATATCCGCTCGTCGCTGGAACAGGCGGGCCTGCCCGACACGCTGATCAAACCGGACGAAAGCGCAGCAGCGACCTCGTCCGTCGTCGAGAAGGCTAAACTTTAGCCGACCGGCTTGCGATCAATTCATTGAGAATATTTACCAAGTCACCGAACTCTGTACCGACAATCGCACGCAAACCGCATTCAGCGCCGTCTCGCAGATCACAGTATAGGACCGTCTGAGATGAAATGTAGCTCGTCACATTCGATGATTTTCCAGGCATTGAAAACATTAGTCTTTCGCCAGGCTGTCTTCGGCAACGTCGTACCCTGTCGTCACATTCGTTGCTCCCACGGGCCCATTTTCTCACATTCGATAATTTTGATGACCGTAGGCATTACGGTTGTCGGCTACTCAAGGAGGAAGAGCTTCGGCCAATGACAGCCGACTTGACAACTAGCGGAGAAGAATGAGGCAAACGACGGAGTCAGAAACAACGCCACGCTCTAGCTAACTCAACGTTGAATTTACCAGTTGGCGATATCCCCACTGAATGCATTTGGTGGAGCCAACTTTGAAATCGATTTTCTCGAAACTCTTTTCATTGTCGAAGATGGTGTCCCCTCAGGTCACGCACTTAGAAACGCATGCGGACACGGCACCTTCATTTGCCGAGCGCGCGCACGCTGTGGCCATTCATCTAGGTCGCGCGATTCACGGTCTCGAAGTCACCGTCACCCAGGAGCGACCGTTTGTATTCACCATCCGAACTAGCGGGGTCATACAAGCAAAGATTCAGCTTCTGTTTGGGGACTTAGTCGCAGATATTGATAACGTCGCTGTGGCATCGCACCTACGAAGACAAGGCCTGTGTCGGCGCTTCACGCAAGAACTCTACAATGCCATTCGCTCCATCGGCTTACGTAAGATGACATTGTACGCTGTCAAAGATGGATGCGTGACTTGGGCGGCACTTGGTTTTCGCCCCACGGCGAACGCTTGGAAGTTAAATAAAGCTGAAATAGAGAAGAGTTTTCGAGCTTATCGACATGAGTTCCCGCCAGAAGTCGCTGAAACTATTAGTGAATTAATTTTTGCCGACCAAACCGACGTTTTCCCAATAATCGCAAACAGCAAGATCGAGGGTGATATCCATTTGCCGCCCGTAGATTTATCGTCAAAGATTTTGGGTGAGATTAAGGGGTGGCATGGAGAGTTCGATGTCGAAAGTGAACGCTATAGGCAATACCTGTTCCGATGACCGTGAATCGTGGATGAATGCGAAATGGATTCCCGCAGGTACCGATATTCTATATGACTTGCGAACGACGCCTCGCAATTTTGACTACGAGAAAATGCGGGCCAGCTATCGCGCTGACGGATATTCTGAAGAGTTAACAGAAAAAATTATCAGGGCGCTGGGTTATAAGGGTCGGTCAATCGACTGAGCAGAGAGCGCGGTGGCCGCGCTAGCCCCAACCACCTCGAATGTCGGCGCGTCGCCAGAAAATCTAAAAGGCAGGGGAAACCCTGCCTTTGGTGCTGGCCCGCAGGCCAGAGAAGAGACTACATCTCGCGTCCGAGATGGGTGCCGATCCGCAGATCAGAACCAAAATTTACCGGGCACCAACGGGGGCGTCAACAGGCCCATCGTCGTTTTTCGGTGCGGTTAGCCGTTCGAGGATTTCGCCCTCCAGGAACTCGACACGGCGTTCATATTCGTGGACGACTTCCGCCAACGTGGCTGCATGCCTCATACCCACGCGGTTCTCGATAAATGTGCGCAGAGGGACGATGGCGCTAGCAACGCCGTCAAGGATCGCCTCGAAGTCCTGCTGCGAAAGTTTAGGCACCCAGTGGCAGCCGTTCCTGTTGTAGTCCACGTAGCGTTCGAGCCTGCAGATGCTGGCGGTCATGACATTGTCGCATATCGCCCAGACCGTGCGCCCCTTGTCCGGCCCTGGATTTTCCGAAAGCTGCCGGCAGTATGGCGGGAGTGGACGGTCAAGCTCGATCTCGCTGGGTGGCTCGCTAGTCAGGGGAACGAATATCACGGCACCATCCACTGGCGACATCGAAACCGGAGGACGAAGGATGACCCCCGGATGATATCCGGTGAACTCCGGTTTGCGGGACCCGGGAGCCGCTGCAATCCAGTATACCTCACGAGCGGCAGGCTTTCTCGGAATGGTCACCGCGTTGGAATTCCAAGCTTCGAGTGCTCCTCTGAGCCGTGCCTGGTTCGCTGCGGCCGGACGGGACTGATTTTCTGCAAAAACGGACCGTGCAGGCATGAGAATGGTCTTTCTATGCTTCATTCGCTAGGTTCCTCGCTATTGAGATCGACAATTGGCTGCTGTGGTCGGGCGGCGGGTCGACCACAGCCGACGGAAACATGAAGCCCGCGGAATCCCGCGCGGCCCGGATCGACGCGCAGAACGCCGATCTCTCCTTTCAGGATGGCGACCACCACGTCGCCGACACGACGGTTTTGAGCGCGGCAGTATGCCCGGAACTTCCTCGACGCCCCGGACGACGTCAGGGGGATTGCAACAAGGCTCCGAAGAATGTCGTCGACCTGGCGATGCAGGAACCTCAGGCCGCGGACTTCGCCGGACATACGCGCGATCGGGCTGAAATAACCGGCCGACACCAGTGGTGCGATTTCCCAACCCCGGATGCCAAGCAGTTCAGCCGCCTCGTTCCTTGTCAGCAACGCGTCGATTTCCCGCCTGATCTCGGCGACCTGAGAGGAATCGAAGGAGACCCGGCGGCGGCCACGCCTCTCGGCGTCAACTGTACCAAGGGCGCTGACGAGGCTGGCGAGACCGCGACGGTCCACCCCGAGATCGCTTGCCAACGCAGTCAAGCTGATCAAACCGTCGTCATTCGCATCGAGCACACGACTTCCGGTCAGAACGGCGGCATGCGCCTTTCGGAATACCGTCAACAACATTCGGCGTGTCGCCACGTCAGGAAGG
Encoded proteins:
- a CDS encoding DUF6362 family protein, whose translation is MYQNASQFNDLSRRAAEVADLSLIVRARFVEAADTMVHLDVRGVRPDRMRTLWPDVLPEPGDHTDIRVRYRPSAAAISRAEEVLQGWLLAHVQDGERRILLSRWSVCLAAPHIAGSFRDFCAKTGRVRRTAERWIQAEFQAVAKALLAVSPALQEPDWSRISPMMPNSPSSLERVKEPAAKHETYWLPDDAKPVFDAASPELAALAKRLERENRRRAKMKA
- a CDS encoding S24 family peptidase; protein product: MQKSMGERLKAAREAANYSSATKAAETLGVSLSTYRAHENGQNEFGPEIADRYAKKFGTTAGYLLTGEGPRKGERSGPRMVTSFDPDEQYNEGFAEDGENVSYSREHWQSKIEGATPELDVKLGAGSGIVGEVINLPVGAGNVAGHKIVAEWVIPAGYLRNEAKASPNHTIIMEVIGDSMQPTYMPGDRVIVDLSQNLMVTDTVYAISDGYSEPQIKRLQRVPFTQPSQVKIISDNPALETFTVELARLTIIGRICGHIARK
- a CDS encoding class I SAM-dependent methyltransferase — translated: MTKKQDQHQLGQDLSLIRTTPSREREPIDNGDKSEGVAQAAATIDAARTFITAHLPVLPVPSIPEIRLHKAGPQSGLRRLAERDEAFGSPYWAHYWGGGLVLARYLLDKPDVVAGRRVLDLGAGSAIVGIAAAKAGAAKVIAADIDPYAIAAMELNAAINRVTILPVLTDLTTGEPPAADIVCVGDLFYEAALAERVTMFLDRCLERGMDILIGDPWRTHLPHSRLRLLAEYAVTDFGDTAGSTRPSGVFAFEDKPPPLDQGDKDPS
- a CDS encoding MEKHLA domain-containing protein — translated: MADNFGHSASDLSLDREFFDLLVGSYARIVGMPLVEQGLGPEWLYRDAPFVVVAHNTDPDPRFVYANRAGQACFEYPWDEFVTLPSRLSAELPNRAERQQLLDAVTRDGFISDYRGLRIAKSGRRFWIEDGIVWQLIDRDGHRRGQAATFSRWRDA